In Malus sylvestris chromosome 16, drMalSylv7.2, whole genome shotgun sequence, the following are encoded in one genomic region:
- the LOC126608755 gene encoding S-adenosylmethionine decarboxylase proenzyme-like gives MAMEGSAIGFEGYEKRLEITFFEPSIFLDPEGRGLRSLSKAQIDEFLDQAECTIVSSLSNDDVDSYVLSESSLFIHPYKMIIKTCGTTKLLRVIPTVLQLAETISLAVRSVKYTRGSFIFPGAQTYPHRSFSEEVSVLDSYFGKLGSGSRAYVMGRSDGPQKWHVYSATAESASLIEPVYTLEMCMTGLDRGKASVFYKTQSSSATAMTTESGIRQILPDSDICDFEFDPCGYSMNSIEGAAISTIHVTPEDGFSYASFETAGYDLKDVNLNQLVERVLVCFQPKEFSIAVHSNVASKSHQQHCSVDLKGYCREESSHEELGLGGAIVYQRFLKTERCSSPRSTLKGCWREEEEEEDY, from the coding sequence ATGGCCATGGAGGGATCTGCTATTGGATTTGAAGGTTATGAAAAGAGGCTAGAAATAACATTTTTCGAGCCGAGTATCTTTCTCGACCCTGAAGGAAGGGGTCTTCGGTCTCTGTCCAAAGCTCAGATCGATGAATTTCTTGACCAAGCTGAGTGCACTATCGTCTCGTCATTGTCGAATGACGATGTTGACTCGTATGTTCTTTCTGAGTCAAGCCTCTTTATTCATCCATACAAGATGATCATCAAAACTTGTGGCACAACCAAGTTGCTCCGTGTGATCCCGACTGTCCTTCAGTTGGCTGAAACCATTTCCCTTGCTGTGAGATCTGTGAAGTACACTCGTGGGAGTTTCATTTTTCCAGGAGCACAGACATACCCTCATCGTAGCTTCTCAGAAGAAGTTTCGGTCCTTGACAGCTACTTCGGGAAGCTTGGGTCAGGAAGCAGGGCGTACGTAATGGGCAGGTCAGACGGACCTCAGAAATGGCATGTGTATTCTGCGACTGCCGAATCAGCAAGCTTGATCGAACCTGTGTACACACTCGAAATGTGCATGACTGGTTTGGACAGGGGAAAGGCTTCTGTATTCTACAAAACCCAATCGAGCTCAGCCACAGCGATGACAACCGAATCTGGTATTCGACAGATCCTTCCCGATTCCGACATTTGCGATTTCGAGTTTGACCCCTGTGGTTATTCCATGAACTCCATCGAAGGAGCTGCAATTTCGACCATTCACGTCACACCAGAAGATGGCTTCAGTTATGCAAGTTTTGAAACCGCTGGATATGATCTGAAAGATGTGAACCTGAACCAGTTGGTTGAGAGGGTATTGGTTTGTTTCCAACCGAAAGAGTTCTCCATAGCTGTGCACTCCAATGTTGCTAGCAAGTCACACCAGCAGCATTGTTCCGTGGATTTGAAGGGATACTGTCGCGAAGAGAGCAGCCACGAAGAGCTTGGACTGGGTGGAGCCATTGTCTACCAGAGGTTCCTGAAGACCGAGCGCTGCAGTTCTCCTCGATCAACTCTCAAGGGCTGctggagagaggaagaagaggaagaagattaTTGA
- the LOC126608756 gene encoding choline/ethanolaminephosphotransferase 1 isoform X2, producing MGYIGAHGVAALHKYKYSGVDHSYTAKYVLQPFWSSFVKIFPLWMPPNMITLIGFMFLLTSALLGYIYSPRLDSAPPRWVNFAHGLLLFLYQTFDAVDGKQARRTNSSSPLGELFDHGCDALACAFEALAFGSTAMCGRSTFWFWVISAVPFYFATWESYFTNTLILPAVNGPTEGLMLIYLAHFFTAIVGSEWWALQLGKSLPFLSWVPVLSEIPTNKAVLYLMVAFAVIPTLTFNVSNVHKVVQARKASMLLALAMIYPFVVLLVGVLAWGYLSPADIMGNYPHLVVLGSGLAFGYLVGRLILAHLCDEPKGLKTGMCMSLLYLPFAIANALTAKLNDGVPLVDESLVLLGYCAFTATLYLHFATSVIHEITTALGIYCFRITRKEA from the exons ATGGGGTATATTGGGGCACATGGTGTGGCTGCTTTGCATAAATACAAGTACAGTGGCGTGGATCACTCTTACACTGCCAAATATGTCTTGCAACCCTTTTGGAGTAGCTTCGTTAAAATCTTTCCCCTTTGGATGCC GCCCAACATG ATAACTCTAATAGGATTCATGTTCTTGCTCACATCCGCTCTGCTTGGCTAT ATATATTCACCACGACTGGATTCAGCTCCTCCTAGATGGGTTAATTTTGCTCATGGATTGCTACTTTTCTTATACCAG ACCTTTGATGCCGTTGATGGGAAACAAGCAAGACGGACAAATTCCTCAAGTCCACTGGGGGAACTTTTTGACCATG GTTGTGATGCCCTTGCCTGTGCG TTCGAAGCATTGGCCTTTGGAAGTACTGCGATGTGTGGAAGATCTACTTTCTGGTTCTGGGTGATTTCAGCTGTTCCATTTTACTTTGCTACTTGGGAGTC TTACTTTACCAATACCCTAATCCTTCCTGCTGTTAATGGGCCCACGGAGGGTCTAATGCTGATATATTTGGCCCATTTTTTCACAGCTATCGTTG GTTCTGAGTGGTGGGCTCTACAACTTGGAAAGTCTTTGCCTTTTCTGAGTTGGGTTCCCGTTCTTAGTG AAATCCCAACAAACAAAGCTGTGCTGTACCTAATGGTAGCTTTTGCTGTCATCCCAACGCTCACATTCAA TGTGTCCAATGTTCATAAGGTTGTTCAAGCAAGGAAAGCAAGTATGCTATTGGCACTGGCAATG ATTTACCCTTTCGTAGTCCTTTTGGTAGGAGTTTTGGCATG GGGTTACTTGTCACCAGCTGACATTATGGGGAACTATCCACATTTAGTCGTTCTGGGAAGTGGGCTTGCTTTTGGGTACCTTGTG GGAAGATTGATTCTTGCGCACTTATGTGATGAGccaaagggtttgaaaactggAATGTGCATG TCATTGTTGTATCTCCCATTTGCCATTGCAAATGCACTCACAGCTAAACTGAACGATGG AGTTCCTTTGGTTGATGAGAGCTTGGTTCTTCTTGGTTACTGTGCATTTACAG CGACACTCTATCTTCACTTTGCAACGTCAGTCATTCACGAGATCACAACAGCCTTGGGAATCTATTGCTTTAG GATAACTAGGAAGGAAGCTTGA
- the LOC126608756 gene encoding choline/ethanolaminephosphotransferase 1 isoform X1, producing the protein MITLIGFMFLLTSALLGYIYSPRLDSAPPRWVNFAHGLLLFLYQTFDAVDGKQARRTNSSSPLGELFDHGCDALACAFEALAFGSTAMCGRSTFWFWVISAVPFYFATWESYFTNTLILPAVNGPTEGLMLIYLAHFFTAIVGSEWWALQLGKSLPFLSWVPVLSEIPTNKAVLYLMVAFAVIPTLTFNVSNVHKVVQARKASMLLALAMIYPFVVLLVGVLAWGYLSPADIMGNYPHLVVLGSGLAFGYLVGRLILAHLCDEPKGLKTGMCMSLLYLPFAIANALTAKLNDGVPLVDESLVLLGYCAFTATLYLHFATSVIHEITTALGIYCFRITRKEA; encoded by the exons ATG ATAACTCTAATAGGATTCATGTTCTTGCTCACATCCGCTCTGCTTGGCTAT ATATATTCACCACGACTGGATTCAGCTCCTCCTAGATGGGTTAATTTTGCTCATGGATTGCTACTTTTCTTATACCAG ACCTTTGATGCCGTTGATGGGAAACAAGCAAGACGGACAAATTCCTCAAGTCCACTGGGGGAACTTTTTGACCATG GTTGTGATGCCCTTGCCTGTGCG TTCGAAGCATTGGCCTTTGGAAGTACTGCGATGTGTGGAAGATCTACTTTCTGGTTCTGGGTGATTTCAGCTGTTCCATTTTACTTTGCTACTTGGGAGTC TTACTTTACCAATACCCTAATCCTTCCTGCTGTTAATGGGCCCACGGAGGGTCTAATGCTGATATATTTGGCCCATTTTTTCACAGCTATCGTTG GTTCTGAGTGGTGGGCTCTACAACTTGGAAAGTCTTTGCCTTTTCTGAGTTGGGTTCCCGTTCTTAGTG AAATCCCAACAAACAAAGCTGTGCTGTACCTAATGGTAGCTTTTGCTGTCATCCCAACGCTCACATTCAA TGTGTCCAATGTTCATAAGGTTGTTCAAGCAAGGAAAGCAAGTATGCTATTGGCACTGGCAATG ATTTACCCTTTCGTAGTCCTTTTGGTAGGAGTTTTGGCATG GGGTTACTTGTCACCAGCTGACATTATGGGGAACTATCCACATTTAGTCGTTCTGGGAAGTGGGCTTGCTTTTGGGTACCTTGTG GGAAGATTGATTCTTGCGCACTTATGTGATGAGccaaagggtttgaaaactggAATGTGCATG TCATTGTTGTATCTCCCATTTGCCATTGCAAATGCACTCACAGCTAAACTGAACGATGG AGTTCCTTTGGTTGATGAGAGCTTGGTTCTTCTTGGTTACTGTGCATTTACAG CGACACTCTATCTTCACTTTGCAACGTCAGTCATTCACGAGATCACAACAGCCTTGGGAATCTATTGCTTTAG GATAACTAGGAAGGAAGCTTGA
- the LOC126608757 gene encoding uncharacterized protein LOC126608757: MIPLQVHHLPPPFLISQTTPLHSLSPTSQTVKFSPKPNPFSSSPILLSNPPCKFLRAAGIQTSSLCRNEEESTEISTELEDLSPDGVVYKKTLALVECSMFAALTGLVYFLSNSLAIEDYFGCFFSLPVVITSMRWGIATGRKTMVATTMLLLVLSGPVKALTYLLKHGLVGFTMGSLWRSGANWSLSIFLCTIVRSLGAVGYVLISSFLISENILALITINIHASLTFIFTASGIYSVPSMEAIYALFGTLVLINSGSFMFLLHLLYSVFLTRLGMKASLRLPRWLEKAI; encoded by the exons ATGATTCCTCTGCAAGTCCACCACCTCCCCCCACCTTTCCTCATTTCCCAAACTACCcctctccactctctctctcccacctCTCAAACTGTCAAATTTTCCCCCAAGCCGAACCCCTTTTCGTCTTCCCCAATTTTGCTGTCCAACCCCCCCTGCAAATTTCTCAGGGCAGCAGGAATCCAAACGTCGTCTCTTTGTAGAAATGAGGAAGAAAGCACTGAAATTTCGACCGAGCTCGAAGACTTGTCGCCGGACGGCGTTGTTTATAAGAAGACGTTAGCGTTGGTGGAGTGCTCCATGTTTGCTGCTCTCACTGGCCTGGTGTACTTCCTCAGCAATTCTCTCGCAATTGAG GATTACTTTGGCTGCTTCTTCTCGCTGCCGGTAGTGATCACCTCAATGAGGTGGGGCATCGCTACTGGAAGAAAAACTATG GTTGCAACAACTATGCTATTGCTAGTCTTGTCTGGTCCGGTGAAAGCCTTAACCTATTTG CTTAAGCACGGTTTAGTTGGTTTTACAATGGGAAGTTTATGGAG GTCAGGAGCAAACTGGAGTCTTTCAATTTTCTTGTGCACAATT GTTCGATCACTGGGTGCTGTAGGGTATGTCTTGATATCGTCATTCTTGATAAGTGAAAACATACTTGCTTTG ATCACTATAAACATTCATGCTTCTCTAACATTCATATTTACTGCATCGGGCATCTATTCAGTCCCGTCAATGGAAGCGATTTATGCCTTGTTTGGCACTCTG GTATTGATTAATAGCGGATCCTTCATGTTCTTGCTCCACCTATTGTATTCGGTGTTCCTTACGAGGCTCGGGATGAAAGCATCATTACGATTGCCAAGATGGCTGGAGAAGGCTATATAA
- the LOC126608754 gene encoding uncharacterized protein LOC126608754, with protein MKERGKAVETAHDNIDMEYYSSSEMPCRRHPNSSSVGICAFCLKDRLLQLVCSDCGEQRLSSCSCSAVSSNRNSTVEVGSVGRVSFLIENEKHESLQKPNKTQEKEDVVVLRRSSSSCVEIKKSNFWRFGRFFRKKRSEKDGGNTSVGGFDEKSEMWLVDHMGVSRSRSLCSFRGGALLGSEDGGEHLMVSAARSSISAARSSSVTTAGMVLDSGRKSGFSEGRKSGFSEGRKSGFSEGRKSGFSEGRRSGFSEAEPRKSGFDGEKKDEVVGFTGATKRVFSLKESDFGMDESGFIDLKLDYAADSKPEFSGMRMRSIADGETVFGSMRRSEFVGGECDVGSFGIFRHGGSCRLTVDERGIKRGRKSLKGWRWIFRHHPSWGSSRKKDEDLMFKT; from the coding sequence ATGAAAGAGAGAGGCAAAGCTGTGGAAACAGCTCACGACAATATCGACATGGAGTACTACTCTTCGTCCGAAATGCCGTGTCGAAGACACCCAAATTCGTCTTCCGTCGGGATATGCGCATTCTGTCTAAAAGATCGTCTACTCCAGCTGGTCTGCTCCGACTGCGGCGAGCAGCGCCTCTCTTCCTGCTCCTGCTCCGCCGTCTCGTCAAACCGCAACTCCACCGTGGAGGTCGGCAGCGTCGGCAGAGTCTCGTTTCTGATCGAGAACGAAAAGCACGAGTCTttacaaaaacccaacaaaacccAAGAGAAAGAAGACGTCGTGGTGCTCCGGagaagcagcagcagctgcGTAGAGATCAAGAAAAGTAATTTTTGGAGATTTGGGAGGTTTTTTCGGAAGAAGAGATCGGAAAAAGATGGTGGGAATACGAGTGTTGGTGGGTTTGATGAGAAAAGTGAGATGTGGCTGGTGGATCATATGGGGGTGTCGAGATCAAGGTCTCTCTGCAGTTTCAGAGGTGGGGCACTCTTAGGATCGGAGGACGGCGGAGAACATTTGATGGTTTCCGCCGCCAGGAGCTCCATTTCTGCTGCCAGAAGCTCCAGCGTTACTACTGCCGGAATGGTTCTGGATTCTGGAAGAAAGAGTGGATTTAGTGAGGGGAGAAAGAGTGGATTCAGTGAGGGGAGAAAGAGTGGATTCAGTGAGGGAAGAAAGAGTGGATTCAGTGAAGGGAGAAGGAGCGGATTTAGTGAAGCGGAGCCGAGAAAAAGCGGTTTCGATGGTGAAAAGAAAGATGAAGTTGTAGGGTTTACCGGGGCAACGAAACGCGTTTTTTCGCTGAAGGAGAGTGATTTCGGCATGGATGAATCGGGGTTTATCGATTTGAAGCTCGATTACGCGGCGGATTCGAAGCCAGAGTTTTCTGGCATGAGGATGAGGAGCATTGCAGATGGAGAGACTGTTTTTGGGAGCATGAGAAGGAGTGAGTTTGTGGGAGGTGAATGTGATGTGGGATCATTTGGTATTTTCAGACATGGTGGTTCTTGTAGATTGACAGTGGATGAGAGGGGGATAAAGAGGGGGAGGAAAAGTTTGAAGGGATGGAGGTGGATTTTCAGGCATCATCCAAGCTGGGGAAGTAGTAGGAAGAAAGATGAAGATTTAATGTTCAAAACTTAA